From one Culex quinquefasciatus strain JHB chromosome 3, VPISU_Cqui_1.0_pri_paternal, whole genome shotgun sequence genomic stretch:
- the LOC6046518 gene encoding uncharacterized protein LOC6046518 — MKYLLAVVILITVNCVVSFRRSDHQVSEYRYKTVHILPEKKLVDENFEEKLEVLSKILKKQQQSRKTDVSVKAEVPPKSEEKLKVDSYEEPKKDEKVAVPRYEFSYGVRDPKTGDRKEQWEKRVGGQVKGQYKFAESDGTQRVVEYEADDDKGFEAKVKNVEQGKFSEEEEEKVATKFDGGEKVAESYSYLKKYY; from the exons ATGAAG TACCTACTAGCAGTGGTGATCCTCATCACCGTCAACTGTGTTGTTTCGTTTCGCCGGTCGGACCACCAGGTCAGCGAATATCGGTACAAAACTGTGCACATCCTGCCCGAAAAGAAGCTGGTTGATGAGAACTTTGAGGAAAAGCTGGAAGTTTTGAGCAAAATACTGAAGAAGCAGCAGCAAAGCCGAAAAACAGACGTTTCGGTCAAGGCTGAAGTTCCGCCCAAGTCGGAGGAGAAGCTCAAGGTGGATTCGTACGAGGAGCCCAAGAAGGATGAAAAGGTCGCCGTTCCACGGTACGAGTTTAGCTATGGAGTTCGGGACCCGAAGACCGGTGATCGGAAGGAGCAGTGGGAAAAGCGAGTTGGGGGTCAAGTGAAGGGCCAGTACAAGTTTGCGGAATCGGACGGTACGCAGCGAGTGGTGGAGTACGAAGCCGACGATGATAAGGGTTTTGAGGCGAAGGTGAAGAATGTGGAGCAGGGCAAGTTTAGTGAAGAGGAAGAGGAAAAGGTGGCTACGAAGTTCGATGGTGGTGAAAAAGTGGCTGAGAGTTACAGCTATTTGAAAAAGTATTATTAG